A single window of Colletotrichum destructivum chromosome 9, complete sequence DNA harbors:
- a CDS encoding Putative indoleamine 2,3-dioxygenase: protein MGSIDSTPFPVLDDPRPEDNSLPAFMVSTTRGFLPRADPVAVLPSEFAPLEDILSRMPVKKLDGTPGLLASSTLGETVDAEFPDLTHAIDKYKDNLPLMNALYRDYSFLASAYLLEPCHERFVRGEGYGLARDRLPRSISLPIARCADLTGFKPWMEYAGSYALYNYRLEDPSKGMEYSNVRLIRAFEKGLDPTSSEAGFVLVHIAMVKHTGGLVKGTVDALRSSGSPGSPFDRAGLNRGLSEVLAALRTINNTMETMWDKSRPQSYTSFRTFIFGITSQSMFPNGVVYEGVNNDEPMSFRGESGANDSIVPLMDNLLQVPMPDTPLTEILKDFRSYRPSNHRQFLLHVKDRSLEVGLKDAALAAKLSAEGLAEDEREAIRESRRLWLLILHQVRDFRWRHWCFAREYILKRTSHPTATGGSPIVTWLPNQLEAILVEMEDLYEAVGGGARGDWDLGEELRDVMDLVARQKQTLRKEVAKYCAERGVDSPMSS, encoded by the exons ATGGGATCGATCGACTCCACCCCTTtccccgtcctcgacgaccccCGTCCCGAGGACAACTCCCTCCCCGCCTTCATGGTTTCCACCACCCGCGGCTTCCTCCCTCGTGCCGACCCTGTTGCCGTTCTGCCCTCCGAGTTTGCCCCGCTTGAGGACATACTTTCCCGCATGCccgtcaagaagctcgacggCACGCCGGGCCTGCTGGCATCGTCCACGCTgggcgagacggtcgacGCCGAGTTCCCCGACCTCACCCACGCCATCGACAAGTACAAGGACAACCTGCCG TTGATGAACGCCTTGTACCGCGACTACTCGTTCCTCGCGTCCGCCTATCTGCTCGAGCCCTGCCATGAGCGCTTTGTTAGGGGCGAGGGATACGGCCTTGCGAGGGATCGCTTGCCCAGGAGCATCTCGCTGCCTATCGCGCGCTGCGCCGACCT CACCGGCTTCAAGCCCTGGATGGAGTACGCCGGCTCCTACGCTCTCTACAACTACCGTCTCGAAGACCCGTCAAAGGGTATGGAGTACTCCAACGTCCGGCTCATCCGCGCCTTTGAGAAGGGTTTGGAcccgacctcgtccgaggCTGGCTTCGTGCTCGTCCACATCGCCATGGTGAAGCACACCGGCGGCCTGGTGAAGGGCACAGTGGACGCGCTCCGCTCGTCCGGCTCGCCCGGCTCCCCCTTTGACCGCGCCGGCCTCAACCGCGGGCTCTCTGAGGTCCTCGCGGCCCTCCGGACGATCAACAACACGATGGAGACCATGTGGGACAAGTCGCGGCCGCAGAGCTACACCAGCTTCCGCACCTTCATCTTCGGCATCACCAGCCAGAGCATGTTCCCCAACGGCGTCGTCTACGAGGGCGTCAACAACGACGAGCCCATGTCCTTCCGCGGCGAGTCGGGCGCCAACGACTCCATCGTGCCCCTCATGGACAACCTCCTCCAGGTGCCCATGCCCGACACGCCCCTCACCGAGATCCTCAAGGACTTCCGGTCGTACCGCCCCAGCAACCACCGCCAGTTCCTGCTGCACGTCAAGGACCGCTccctcgaggtcggcctcaaggacgccgcgctcgccGCCAAACTGTCAGCCGaaggcctcgccgaggacgagagggagGCCATCCGCGAGTCCCGCCGCCTTTGGCTGCTCATCCTGCACCAGGTCCGCGACTTCCGCTGGCGCCACTGGTGCTTCGCCCGCGAGTACATCCTCAAGCGCACATCTCACCCGACGGCTACCGGCGGCAGCCCCATCGTCACCTGGCTGCCGAaccagctcgaggccatcctcgtcgagatggaggacctgtacgaggccgtgggcggcggtgccAGGGGGGATTgggacctcggcgaggagctgcgggATGTCATGGACTTGGTGGCGCGGCAGAAGCAGACGCTGCGGAAGGAGGTGGCCAAGTACTGCGCcgagcgcggcgtcgactcGCCCATGTCGTCGTGA
- a CDS encoding Putative major facilitator superfamily, MFS transporter superfamily, giving the protein MAAAAATPRDPEKDSFPADDARSRGDDQSRSSDSDDEEEITEIGRDGDTSRRPADADPAGGGPSAGDAPARTRSRASSTRSRALSVVARSKRRGLFAQLAAIPEVDNPYNYADKTKWTITLIIALAAAVSPMGSSIFYPALPEMSKEFGVSPTITNLSVAFYMLAMAIFPLWWSSFSETLGRRTIYLLSFALFVVFSILSAVSVNISMLIVMRLFGGGASASVQAVGAGTIADIWEPRERGRAMSIFYLGPLTGPLLAPIIGGALSQRFGWQSTMWALAIYGGLVLVMILFCLPETLARPKPPAPPRAASDGDKVALSRTRTTESVKVHSKKAAALLKKSFVDPLSVLLYLRFPPVAITVFFAAITFGALFVVNISVQATLSEAPYGFTELIVGLFYFPAGLGYFLASLLGGRWLDVIMAREARKAGRYDADGKLVMLPEDRMRENIWIAATVYPASLIYYGWVVEKGLFWFVPCIGLFTFGASSMLVFGAATTMLTEFMPKRSSGGVAVNNFVRNIFSCVGAVAAQPVISAIGNGWLFTILGIFTWISGYICVWTLRRNAPRWRESMDKAMNN; this is encoded by the exons atggccgccgctgccgccacaCCACGCGACCCGGAAAAGGATTCTTTTCCAGCAGACGACGCCCGCAGTCGCGGTGACGACCAGAGTCGGTcgagcgacagcgacgatgaggaagaaaTCACCGAGATTGGTCGGGATGGGGACACGTCCCGTAGACCCGCAGACGCCGACCCGGCCGGCGGAGGCCCATCAGCCGGCGACGCCCCGGCGCGAACGCGGTCCCGTGCCTCCTCCACCCGCTCCCGCGCCCTCTCTGTCGTCGCCAGGTCCAAGAGACGCGGCCTTTTTGCCCAGCTGGCAGCCATCCCGGAAGTGGACAACCCCTATAACTACGCGGATAAGACGAAATGGACAATTACCTTgatcatcgccctcgccgccgccgtgtccCCTATGGGTTCCTCCATCTTTTATC CCGCCCTGCCGGAGATGTCCAAGGAATTCGGCGTATCGCCTACCATCACCAACTTATCCGTGGCGTTTTACATgctggccatggccatcttcCCACTGTGGTGGTCGTCCTTTTCCGAGACCCTGGGCCGCCGGACCATCTACCTGCTGTCGTTCGCCCTTTTCGTAGTCTTCTCCATCCTCAGCGCCGTGAGCGTCAACATCAGCATGCTCATCGTCATGCGCctcttcggcggcggagcaAGCGCCAGTGTCCAGGCGGTCGGGGCCGGTACCATTGCCGATATCTGGGAGCCGCGTGAAAGAGGCCGTGCCATGAGTATCTTCTACCTCGGTCCCCTGACGGGGCCTCTCTTGGCT cccatcatcggcggAGCACTATCGCAGCGCTTCGGCTGGCAGTCGACGATGTGGGCGCTGGCCATCTATGGCGGCCTGGTCCTCGTCATGATCCTCTTTTGCCTCCCGGAGACTCTGGCGCGACCCAAGCCCCCGGCCCCGCCCCGTGCCGCGTCCGACGGCGATAAGGTGGCCCTCTCACGGACCAGGACGACCGAGTCGGTCAAGGTGCACTCtaagaaggcggcggcgctcctcaAAAAGTCTTTCGTCGACCCGCTGTCGGTGCTACTCTACCTGCGCTTCCCccccgtcgccatcaccgtctTCTTTGCCGCCATTACCTTcggcgccctcttcgtcgtcaacatCTCGGTCCAGGCCACGCTCTCTGAGGCGCCGTATGGCTTCACCGAGCTTATCGTCGGCCTGTTCTACTTCCCCGCGGGGCTGGGCTACTTCCTTGCCtcgctcctcggcggccgctgGCTCGACGTCATCATGGCCCGCgaggcccgcaaggccgGCCGCTACGACGCCGATGGCAAGCTCGTCATGCTCCCGGAGGACAGGATGCGCGAGAACATTTGGATCGCCGCCACGGTGTACCCCGCCTCCCTGATCTACTACGGCTGGGTGGTGGAGAAGGGCCTCTTCTGGTTCGTGCCGTGCATCGGCCTCTTCACTTTCGGAGCCAGTTCCATGCTCGTCTT cggcgccgccacTACCATGCTGACCGAGTTCATGCCCAAGCGGAGCTCGGGCGGCGTGGCGGTCAACAACTTTGTCAGGAACATCTTCAGTTGCGTAGGCGCGGTCGCCGCGCAGCCCGTCATCAGCGCCATCGGGAACGGCTGGCTATTCACCATATTGGGAATCTTCACGTGGATCTCGGGTTATATTTGCGTCTGGACTCTGAGGAGGAACGCCCCCAGGTGGAGGGAGAGTATGGATAAGGCGATGAATAACTAA